The Candidatus Nanohalococcus occultus genome contains a region encoding:
- the cas5d gene encoding type I-D CRISPR-associated protein Cas5/Csc1, translating into MKAYRLEIRTEGIVRGAAREIGRLVETGSYISNTSLYYALGISKSRYADTLGKPTYTEDTEDQKDIYVAPARPVNETKYTNLLTTVSGNKYAERNLSAQDPENEVADKNFPKVGTEKVVTSGNRFETFLIAEDDIELPKYFRLGKKRGKCSLEIEEIEIEKKNGEFTSSHPIGAYDTGLEPKGDLLTRKIRPAPLILQARYKGNYYELNYGENEKAVLPGDLEFLKQKR; encoded by the coding sequence TTGAAGGCTTACAGACTTGAAATCAGGACTGAAGGCATAGTAAGAGGTGCAGCAAGAGAGATAGGTAGACTGGTAGAGACAGGGAGTTACATCTCCAATACCTCTCTCTACTATGCGCTCGGAATCTCAAAATCCCGTTACGCAGACACACTAGGAAAACCCACATACACAGAAGACACAGAAGACCAAAAAGACATCTATGTGGCTCCAGCAAGACCTGTAAACGAGACCAAATACACAAATCTCTTGACAACAGTTTCAGGGAACAAGTATGCTGAAAGAAATCTGTCCGCTCAGGATCCGGAAAACGAGGTAGCAGACAAAAACTTTCCAAAAGTAGGTACAGAGAAAGTTGTCACAAGCGGAAACAGATTCGAGACCTTCCTAATAGCGGAAGACGACATCGAACTTCCAAAATATTTCCGACTGGGTAAGAAACGGGGTAAATGTAGTCTGGAAATAGAGGAAATAGAGATAGAGAAGAAAAACGGAGAGTTTACAAGCAGTCATCCGATCGGCGCCTATGATACAGGCCTTGAACCTAAAGGCGATCTTTTGACCCGCAAGATACGTCCTGCGCCTTTGATCCTTCAGGCCAGATACAAAGGAAATTACTACGAACTAAACTATGGAGAAAACGAAAAGGCTGTTCTGCCAGGTGACTTGGAATTCCTGAAACAGAAAAGATAG
- the cas7d gene encoding type I-D CRISPR-associated protein Cas7/Csc2, with translation MSLEQLDNGTVEELTNKPENNYVSILVLRELESNAVFTTNGQDADLGTIGLEDDEYNPVLMFMRKQSGSDRRFAKSMQREMLEDVECTMDVNEMCQECPECVMYGSAASSSDRNISITSRVMYDTAYSLRDAKKVVEEKFQNAPGDNYSQETSGEEAMTGIREPDFVQPGTMFPSVITLKDATPEEVAFFLSTTMKNKRYGATSSRQGRTKNHILGIYTGDEEGPSNLAVTKKTIELLGEEAVEQDTLDSETVQETVKQAFDQLVEEDRLDCEEVDSLEDVLDEVRENIEDYLESQEEKSREFVESVES, from the coding sequence ATGAGCTTAGAACAACTTGACAACGGTACGGTAGAAGAACTTACAAACAAACCAGAAAACAACTATGTCTCAATCCTGGTGCTGCGAGAACTGGAAAGCAACGCAGTATTCACGACAAACGGCCAGGACGCAGACCTTGGAACCATAGGACTCGAGGATGACGAATACAATCCTGTTCTCATGTTCATGAGGAAGCAGAGTGGAAGCGACCGCAGGTTCGCAAAGTCCATGCAACGAGAAATGCTGGAAGATGTCGAATGCACAATGGATGTCAACGAGATGTGCCAGGAATGCCCTGAATGCGTCATGTACGGATCTGCAGCATCCAGCAGCGACAGAAACATTTCAATCACCTCACGCGTCATGTACGACACAGCCTACAGTCTCCGAGATGCGAAGAAAGTTGTCGAGGAGAAGTTCCAGAACGCTCCGGGCGATAACTACAGCCAGGAAACATCTGGAGAAGAAGCCATGACAGGCATCAGAGAACCAGACTTTGTCCAACCTGGAACAATGTTCCCTTCGGTCATAACCTTGAAGGACGCTACTCCTGAGGAAGTCGCCTTCTTCCTATCAACCACGATGAAGAACAAGCGGTACGGCGCAACAAGTTCACGACAGGGACGAACCAAAAACCACATCCTCGGAATTTACACAGGAGATGAAGAAGGTCCTTCCAACCTCGCAGTAACCAAGAAGACAATCGAACTACTTGGAGAAGAAGCTGTCGAGCAGGACACACTAGACTCTGAGACAGTACAGGAAACAGTGAAGCAGGCCTTCGATCAGCTTGTTGAAGAAGATAGGCTTGACTGTGAGGAAGTTGACAGCTTGGAGGATGTTCTGGATGAGGTCAGGGAAAACATTGAAGATTATCTGGAAAGCCAGGAGGAAAAATCTCGAGAGTTCGTGGAAAGTGTTGAAAGTTGA